A genomic stretch from Arachis stenosperma cultivar V10309 chromosome 3, arast.V10309.gnm1.PFL2, whole genome shotgun sequence includes:
- the LOC130970200 gene encoding condensin complex subunit 2 isoform X2, which produces MAENLSPNPTMAGQKQRLPMAARIQSPTSPFFLGSNDDKLERAQARAARAAAIRRKNVAANLNSQSSDANSDPCLNKQQILDLFKNCIKLASENKINQKNTWELNLIDHITDIIKAGEEDGDVETNFQKASCTLEAGVKIYSLRVDSVHSEAYKVLGGMNRAGQEAEQDATVEGDNTENGKERSRKETDKKLSPLSTLESSFEALNVKKFDAAFVVDPLYRQTTAKFDEGGAKGLLMNNLGVYGGCRVLFDSLEVPAKCMTSKNQHDISDTIDLSFAKDCVEHMVLEVRMKDEISPTLRTIVNQFDESNRRPTDFQFHGQNTAEEMEVPFDCEMRADTEEHENCMAWSDDHDEPTVADLGSNDFISNDADPSFPDYPQENGLFSSQDPDTDDRFGNVDSFLFLSLGFSSKQNAWAGPDHWKYKKSKVSEVHPPSENGSALKTRAPRSKKQKEIDLDFTVFLEKEMLDIFNPPKNPKTLLLPESRIPCNTKLPEDCHYQPEDLVKLFLLPDVKCLGRRAKRFSDESREQCNNESFPSWDNGSFCGGEPGDYEGDVHSDIEDSDTLVSQPRQVNKIEVQYDKTSKQVNVQELKITLWNHVQESANLSFEGKKETVSFRSVLANFPTDCNAAATISDISPHLCFICLLHLANEKGLSIQGYPSLDDLAICIPNI; this is translated from the exons ATGGCGGAAAATCTAAGCCCGAACCCAACCATGGCCGGCCAGAAGCAGAGGCTTCCCATGGCCGCTCGCATCCAGTCCCCTACCAGCCCCTTCTTTTTGGGTTCCAATGATGACAAACTGGAACGCGCCCAGGCACGCGCTGCACGTGCGGCCGCCATCCGCCGCAAGAACGTCGCCGCCAACTTGAACTCCCAATCCTCCGACGCCAACTCCGACCCGTGCCTCAACAAGCAGCAGATCCTCGATTTGTTCAAGAACTGCATCAAGCTCGCCAGCGAAAAT AAAATTAATCAGAAAAACACGTGGGAGTTGAATTTGATTGACCACATAACTGATATTATCAAGGCTGGAGAAGAAGATGGAGATGTGGAGACTAATTTTCAGAAG GCAAGCTGCACTCTTGAGGCTGGAGTCAAAATTTATTCGTTAAGGGTTGATTCAGTGCATTCTGAGGCATATAAAGTACTTGGCGGGATGAATAGAGCTGGCCAAGAAGCTGAGCAAG ATGCTACAGTGGAGGGTGATAACACTGAAAATGGAAAAGAAAGAAGCAGGAAAGAGACAGACAAAAAG TTATCACCTTTGTCAACATTGGAATCATCTTTTGAGGCTCTTAACGTGAAGAAGTTTGATG CTGCATTTGTTGTGGATCCCCTCTACCGTCAGACAACGGCAAAATTTGATGAAGGTGGAGCCAAGGGTCTTTTAATGAATAATCTTGGTGTATATGGTGGATGTAGGGTGCTCTTTGATTCACTAGAGGTGCCTGCAAAATGCATGACAAGTAAAAATCAACATGATATATCAGATACTATTGATCTTTCTTTTGCCAAGG ATTGTGTTGAGCACATGGTGCTGGAAGTACGTATGAAGGATGAAATTTCTCCAACTCTCAGGACTATAGTGAACCAATTTGATGAAAGTAACAGAAGGCCCACCGATTTTCAATTTCATGGCCAAAATACAGCTGAAGAGATGGAGGTGCCTTTTGACTGTGAAATGAGGGCCGACACAGAAGAGCATGAGAACTGCATGGCCTGGAGTGATGATCATGATGAGCCAACAGTTGCTGATTTGGGATCTAATGATTTCATATCCAATGATGCTGATCCAAGTTTTCCTGATTACCCTCAG GAAAATGGGCTATTTTCTTCTCAAGACCCTGATACGGACGACAGATTTGGTAATGTTGATAGTTTCCTATTTTTGAGTCTGGGTTTTAGTTCAAAACAAAATGCATGGGCAGGCCCTGATCATTGgaaatataaaaaatctaaAG TCTCAGAGGTTCATCCTCCTTCTGAAAATGGATCAGCCCTAAAGACTAGGGCGCCAAGGAGtaagaaacagaaagaaattgatttagATTTCACAGTTTTCCTTGAGAAGGAAATGTTAGATATATTTAATCCTCCCAAGAATCCCAAAACATTGCTGCTCCCCGAGAGCAGAATCCCTTGCAATACAAAACTTCCGGAGGACTGCCACTACCAGCCAGAGGATCTTGTTAAATTATTTCTTCTGCCTGATGTGAAG TGTCTCGGGAGGAGGGCAAAAAGGTTCTCAG ATGAATCTAGAGAACAATGCAATAATGAGTCATTCCCTTCCTGGGATAATGGAAGTTTTTGTGGTGGTGAGCCTGGTGATTATGAAGGTGATGTTCATAGTGACATAGAGGACTCTGACACTCTTGTTAGTCAGCCTCGTCAG GTAAATAAAATTGAAGTCCAGTACGACAAAACTTCCAAGCAAGTTAATGTTCAGGAACTGAAAATTACTCTTTGGAACCATGTTCAAGAATCTGCTAACCTGTCTTTTGAG GGTAAAAAAGAAACAGTATCTTTCAGAAGTGTATTGGCCAACTTTCCTACCGACTGCAATGCTGCTGCAACTATCAGTGACATCTCTCCCCATTTGTGCTTCATATGTTTGTTGCATCTGGCAAATGAGAAAGGATTGAGCATTCAAGGCTACCCCAGCTTGGATGATCTAGCCATATGCATTCCAAATATTTAG
- the LOC130967369 gene encoding uncharacterized protein LOC130967369 — protein sequence MATNNTGVILKIALGVVALCIAGYIVGPPLYWHLMEGLLDVNHSSSSSSPSCAPCLCDCSSQPILSIPQGLSNTSFGDCAKPDPEVSGDTEKNFGELLSEELKLRENQALEQQQRADMALLEAKKIASSYQKEADKCNSGMETCEEAREKAELTLVAQKKLTALWELRARQKGWKEGAAKSQGNVQTKLLRE from the exons atgGCTACGAACAACACAGGGGTTATATTGAAGATTGCTTTGGGGGTTGTGGCACTGTGCATAGCAGGGTACATAGTGGGTCCCCCTCTTTACTGGCACTTAATGGAAGGATTGCTTGATGTCAAccactcttcttcttcttcttctccttcttgtgCTCCTTGTCTCTGTGATTGTTCTTCCCAACCCATACTTTCAATTCCACAAG GTCTGAGTAACACTTCATTTGGAG ATTGTGCAAAGCCTGATCCGGAGGTGAGTGGAGACACCGAAAAGAATTTTGGCGAACTATTGTCAGAAGAACTAAAGCTAAGGGAGAACCAAGCTTTGGAACAACAGCAGCGTGCTGACATGGCACTCCTAGAGGCAAAGAAGATCGCATCTTCTTATCAAAAGGAAGCAGACAAGTGCAATTCAGGGATGGAGACGTGCGAGGAGGCGAGGGAGAAAGCGGAGTTAACCTTGGTAGCTCAGAAGAAGCTGACTGCATTGTGGGAACTTAGAGCACGGCAGAAAGGGTGGAAAGAAGGGGCTGCCAAGTCTCAAGGAAATGTACAAACTAAACTGCTTAGAGAATAG
- the LOC130970200 gene encoding condensin complex subunit 2 isoform X1, translated as MAENLSPNPTMAGQKQRLPMAARIQSPTSPFFLGSNDDKLERAQARAARAAAIRRKNVAANLNSQSSDANSDPCLNKQQILDLFKNCIKLASENKINQKNTWELNLIDHITDIIKAGEEDGDVETNFQKASCTLEAGVKIYSLRVDSVHSEAYKVLGGMNRAGQEAEQDADATVEGDNTENGKERSRKETDKKLSPLSTLESSFEALNVKKFDAAFVVDPLYRQTTAKFDEGGAKGLLMNNLGVYGGCRVLFDSLEVPAKCMTSKNQHDISDTIDLSFAKDCVEHMVLEVRMKDEISPTLRTIVNQFDESNRRPTDFQFHGQNTAEEMEVPFDCEMRADTEEHENCMAWSDDHDEPTVADLGSNDFISNDADPSFPDYPQENGLFSSQDPDTDDRFGNVDSFLFLSLGFSSKQNAWAGPDHWKYKKSKVSEVHPPSENGSALKTRAPRSKKQKEIDLDFTVFLEKEMLDIFNPPKNPKTLLLPESRIPCNTKLPEDCHYQPEDLVKLFLLPDVKCLGRRAKRFSDESREQCNNESFPSWDNGSFCGGEPGDYEGDVHSDIEDSDTLVSQPRQVNKIEVQYDKTSKQVNVQELKITLWNHVQESANLSFEGKKETVSFRSVLANFPTDCNAAATISDISPHLCFICLLHLANEKGLSIQGYPSLDDLAICIPNI; from the exons ATGGCGGAAAATCTAAGCCCGAACCCAACCATGGCCGGCCAGAAGCAGAGGCTTCCCATGGCCGCTCGCATCCAGTCCCCTACCAGCCCCTTCTTTTTGGGTTCCAATGATGACAAACTGGAACGCGCCCAGGCACGCGCTGCACGTGCGGCCGCCATCCGCCGCAAGAACGTCGCCGCCAACTTGAACTCCCAATCCTCCGACGCCAACTCCGACCCGTGCCTCAACAAGCAGCAGATCCTCGATTTGTTCAAGAACTGCATCAAGCTCGCCAGCGAAAAT AAAATTAATCAGAAAAACACGTGGGAGTTGAATTTGATTGACCACATAACTGATATTATCAAGGCTGGAGAAGAAGATGGAGATGTGGAGACTAATTTTCAGAAG GCAAGCTGCACTCTTGAGGCTGGAGTCAAAATTTATTCGTTAAGGGTTGATTCAGTGCATTCTGAGGCATATAAAGTACTTGGCGGGATGAATAGAGCTGGCCAAGAAGCTGAGCAAG ATGCAGATGCTACAGTGGAGGGTGATAACACTGAAAATGGAAAAGAAAGAAGCAGGAAAGAGACAGACAAAAAG TTATCACCTTTGTCAACATTGGAATCATCTTTTGAGGCTCTTAACGTGAAGAAGTTTGATG CTGCATTTGTTGTGGATCCCCTCTACCGTCAGACAACGGCAAAATTTGATGAAGGTGGAGCCAAGGGTCTTTTAATGAATAATCTTGGTGTATATGGTGGATGTAGGGTGCTCTTTGATTCACTAGAGGTGCCTGCAAAATGCATGACAAGTAAAAATCAACATGATATATCAGATACTATTGATCTTTCTTTTGCCAAGG ATTGTGTTGAGCACATGGTGCTGGAAGTACGTATGAAGGATGAAATTTCTCCAACTCTCAGGACTATAGTGAACCAATTTGATGAAAGTAACAGAAGGCCCACCGATTTTCAATTTCATGGCCAAAATACAGCTGAAGAGATGGAGGTGCCTTTTGACTGTGAAATGAGGGCCGACACAGAAGAGCATGAGAACTGCATGGCCTGGAGTGATGATCATGATGAGCCAACAGTTGCTGATTTGGGATCTAATGATTTCATATCCAATGATGCTGATCCAAGTTTTCCTGATTACCCTCAG GAAAATGGGCTATTTTCTTCTCAAGACCCTGATACGGACGACAGATTTGGTAATGTTGATAGTTTCCTATTTTTGAGTCTGGGTTTTAGTTCAAAACAAAATGCATGGGCAGGCCCTGATCATTGgaaatataaaaaatctaaAG TCTCAGAGGTTCATCCTCCTTCTGAAAATGGATCAGCCCTAAAGACTAGGGCGCCAAGGAGtaagaaacagaaagaaattgatttagATTTCACAGTTTTCCTTGAGAAGGAAATGTTAGATATATTTAATCCTCCCAAGAATCCCAAAACATTGCTGCTCCCCGAGAGCAGAATCCCTTGCAATACAAAACTTCCGGAGGACTGCCACTACCAGCCAGAGGATCTTGTTAAATTATTTCTTCTGCCTGATGTGAAG TGTCTCGGGAGGAGGGCAAAAAGGTTCTCAG ATGAATCTAGAGAACAATGCAATAATGAGTCATTCCCTTCCTGGGATAATGGAAGTTTTTGTGGTGGTGAGCCTGGTGATTATGAAGGTGATGTTCATAGTGACATAGAGGACTCTGACACTCTTGTTAGTCAGCCTCGTCAG GTAAATAAAATTGAAGTCCAGTACGACAAAACTTCCAAGCAAGTTAATGTTCAGGAACTGAAAATTACTCTTTGGAACCATGTTCAAGAATCTGCTAACCTGTCTTTTGAG GGTAAAAAAGAAACAGTATCTTTCAGAAGTGTATTGGCCAACTTTCCTACCGACTGCAATGCTGCTGCAACTATCAGTGACATCTCTCCCCATTTGTGCTTCATATGTTTGTTGCATCTGGCAAATGAGAAAGGATTGAGCATTCAAGGCTACCCCAGCTTGGATGATCTAGCCATATGCATTCCAAATATTTAG